One region of Estrella lausannensis genomic DNA includes:
- a CDS encoding lipase family protein: MNLTFPRLFESLNYCRDSTTILIDLKSKAYPIQAQDHWLYGKRSLRYFTPTVEQTAVDHRKNHKTIRAFVSLIQNFVGEHKHSPEIVELIRSLRHLREENLPLTAKKVRSAYRVCVAAKLTDYRKIAALGRDTDRIISSSDDQGGRFKVHNVGLEWFNDAVYEENKQATTDLKEILTKEWGAKRLKRAEERRGIDLDARIRDGTTLRVSDINQLMLGLADYYFEDLSKCWKTLQTIREDASKVAELPGRTLRRLCKEWAIDPSNTHEISEQAKARLQAVSFNKIDKETFALLQRVVLLDAEELELAMHGRWLEGVVDGLQTHMSAYFIRNIDLEDQERLQMYHTILTAHERMDEEQFEPFFDEILTKGLVKKDIQEGMLIPAPWKDPIEDKSSHRFYAILKKMRTGMAKLGYFLTGAGPVRQKDILMYRSTASAPSSIDSLTTLITDLFPFDPPAYFWRYAGDEAEKRILNHSRTKPLRIIGHSLGGSHAQLLLLNQIAKKELGFEHNLPVKNYEIVTFDSPKIKLQCVEVFAEWLQSESASNLLRRISITHYTSKHDPVPFAGEALLGAQADETKLKELKVVKLTPKVTDHPMLSYHPHGRHFFRTRLNSDFVEEAVDIDTTTCRKWHIIEVVRRIVGFILFPILWLYNEIKNLIFGIGHHLDAEISKVWEKFYPQEALPGTTV; encoded by the coding sequence ATGAACCTTACTTTTCCGCGTCTTTTTGAAAGCTTAAATTATTGCCGGGATTCCACAACGATCCTGATCGATTTAAAATCGAAAGCATACCCCATCCAAGCGCAAGATCACTGGCTCTATGGTAAAAGAAGCTTAAGATATTTCACTCCCACTGTGGAGCAAACTGCGGTAGACCATCGCAAAAACCATAAAACAATCCGAGCTTTTGTCTCCCTGATCCAAAACTTCGTAGGAGAACACAAACATTCCCCCGAGATTGTAGAGTTAATCCGATCCCTTCGGCATCTGAGAGAAGAGAACTTGCCCCTCACGGCTAAAAAGGTCCGTTCGGCCTACCGTGTCTGCGTCGCTGCGAAACTGACCGACTACAGGAAAATCGCAGCGCTGGGCAGGGACACTGACAGAATCATCTCCTCCTCGGACGATCAGGGCGGGCGCTTCAAAGTTCACAACGTCGGCCTTGAGTGGTTCAACGATGCTGTGTACGAAGAGAATAAACAGGCAACTACCGATTTGAAAGAGATACTGACCAAAGAGTGGGGCGCCAAAAGACTTAAAAGGGCGGAAGAGAGAAGAGGCATTGACCTCGATGCCCGAATACGCGATGGCACAACACTCCGCGTCTCCGATATCAATCAACTCATGCTGGGGCTTGCAGATTACTACTTCGAAGACTTAAGCAAGTGCTGGAAAACTCTGCAGACCATACGGGAGGATGCGAGCAAGGTCGCCGAACTTCCGGGAAGGACGCTGAGAAGACTGTGCAAAGAGTGGGCAATCGACCCTTCAAACACCCATGAGATTTCTGAGCAGGCCAAAGCGCGGCTACAGGCGGTTTCATTTAACAAAATCGACAAAGAAACCTTTGCGCTTCTGCAGAGGGTTGTGCTTTTGGATGCCGAGGAGTTGGAGCTTGCCATGCACGGCAGGTGGCTTGAGGGGGTGGTCGACGGTTTGCAAACGCACATGAGCGCCTACTTCATTCGCAACATCGACCTCGAAGATCAGGAACGTCTTCAAATGTACCACACCATCCTGACCGCCCATGAGAGGATGGATGAAGAGCAGTTTGAACCCTTTTTCGATGAAATCTTGACAAAAGGGCTAGTCAAAAAAGACATTCAGGAAGGAATGCTAATCCCCGCTCCCTGGAAAGACCCCATTGAAGACAAGAGCTCGCACCGCTTCTACGCTATTTTGAAGAAAATGCGGACCGGGATGGCAAAACTCGGTTATTTTCTCACTGGCGCAGGACCAGTCAGGCAGAAAGATATTTTAATGTATCGAAGCACAGCCTCGGCGCCCTCGTCAATTGATTCGCTGACAACACTCATCACGGATCTGTTCCCTTTTGATCCTCCCGCCTATTTTTGGCGCTACGCAGGAGACGAAGCCGAGAAGCGCATTTTAAACCACTCCCGAACAAAACCCTTACGCATCATTGGCCACAGCTTGGGAGGAAGCCATGCGCAGTTGCTTTTGCTCAATCAGATAGCAAAAAAAGAGCTGGGATTCGAGCATAATCTTCCGGTCAAGAACTACGAAATCGTCACATTCGACTCCCCCAAAATCAAGCTTCAGTGCGTGGAGGTTTTCGCGGAGTGGCTTCAATCAGAATCGGCGTCGAATCTGCTGCGCCGGATCTCGATTACACACTACACGTCCAAACACGATCCGGTGCCTTTTGCCGGAGAGGCGCTTCTTGGCGCACAAGCGGATGAAACGAAGTTAAAAGAACTGAAGGTTGTCAAATTAACCCCTAAGGTAACCGACCACCCGATGCTGAGCTACCATCCGCACGGCAGGCATTTTTTCAGAACCCGCCTAAACTCTGATTTCGTGGAAGAAGCAGTCGACATCGATACAACAACTTGTAGAAAATGGCACATCATCGAGGTTGTCCGACGCATCGTCGGCTTCATCCTCTTCCCTATTCTGTGGCTCTACAATGAAATTAAAAATCTGATCTTTGGCATCGGCCACCACCTTGACGCGGAAATCTCGAAAGTGTGGGAAAAATTCTATCCTCAGGAAGCTCTACCGGGGACAACTGTATAG
- a CDS encoding valine--tRNA ligase, with amino-acid sequence MTADQGLNENEIPKAYSAKDVEQKWLEFWHDNNLFRASADSAKPAYTVSIPPPNVTGSLHMGHALGVTLQDTLVRWKRMLGYEALYVPGTDHAGIATQTAIERHLIKTQGKTRKEFSREDFLKYVFSWKDEYEARILNQLKKVGASLDFSRLRFTMDEGCSKAVRTIFKKMYDDGLIYRGDYLVNWDPVTQTAIADDEVEYEDRSSFLWHFKYPMEDGSGFVEIATTRPETMLGDVAIAVSPKDERYKAMVGKRALLPFLNRPLPIVNDRRIDPEFGTGMVKITPAHDPNDYQIGLDLNLPMINIMTPDGRINENGGSFQGMTMAEARAAIIREMKALGLLIKEEPHNHRVGVSYRSKAVIEPYLSKQWFVRMSGFKDELRAAVETKEVRLIPDNWANTYFHWIDNLRDWCISRQLWWGHRIPVWYHKNDPDKVICHDGEGVPEEVMKAPDEWIQEEDVLDTWFSSGLWPFSILGWPEKTQDLKKFYPNSVLLTGHDILFFWVARMILMGKYAMDKFPFPEVVLHGLIYGKSYWRNNPEGGITYCNDLERVDFDMGKPLPKEVQSKWEKMSKTKGNVIDPLEIIELYGTDAMRMALASSATQSREIDLDRRRFEEFKNFANKVWNGARFVFMNLGGENPLTKEEFQKGLDESLLSLEDRWILSTLSRTVAEVNNKLENYLFDQAALQAYDFFWQEFCSYFVEIAKPFLFGKQGTQQQRKNKQKLLAIVLCQSIRLLHPMAPFITEELFQLLKGKIGGGDVTEGIDPYTKDALQALQAKAAAVAPYPSVLRKEDQSKEIDLAFDLVGKVVYSIRNLRGEMQVPPGEETEVHIIGHPSDSAMESIQQNDTIIKALVKVKSVNFHTEEPKLNFSSHQTVEGLKIMIPLPQTLIKQEKARLAKEENRLQYQLDKLSKQLSSEEFVAKAPQELVAKQRGDMEKADRDLAEVRRKIVEIDNCLA; translated from the coding sequence ATGACTGCAGATCAAGGGCTTAACGAAAACGAAATCCCTAAAGCCTACTCAGCCAAAGATGTAGAGCAAAAATGGCTTGAATTTTGGCATGACAACAATCTTTTCAGGGCGTCGGCCGACTCCGCCAAGCCTGCTTATACCGTCAGCATCCCCCCGCCCAACGTGACAGGTTCCCTCCATATGGGACACGCGCTTGGTGTCACGCTGCAAGACACGCTAGTGCGCTGGAAAAGGATGCTTGGGTATGAAGCGCTTTACGTCCCGGGCACAGACCATGCCGGCATAGCCACTCAGACGGCCATCGAACGACATCTGATCAAAACGCAGGGTAAAACGCGCAAAGAGTTTTCACGCGAGGATTTTTTAAAATATGTGTTTAGCTGGAAAGACGAGTATGAAGCGAGGATTCTAAACCAGCTGAAAAAAGTGGGCGCGTCTCTGGATTTTTCACGTTTGCGCTTTACCATGGACGAAGGCTGCTCGAAAGCTGTCCGCACAATTTTCAAAAAAATGTATGACGATGGACTGATCTACCGCGGCGACTACCTGGTCAACTGGGATCCGGTGACGCAGACAGCCATTGCCGATGATGAAGTCGAGTATGAAGACCGCTCTTCTTTCCTCTGGCATTTCAAATACCCCATGGAAGACGGAAGTGGATTTGTTGAAATCGCGACAACCAGGCCTGAAACGATGCTCGGTGACGTCGCAATCGCCGTCAGCCCCAAAGACGAGCGCTACAAGGCAATGGTGGGTAAAAGGGCACTCCTTCCATTCTTAAACCGCCCGCTGCCGATTGTCAACGACAGGCGCATCGACCCCGAATTCGGAACGGGGATGGTCAAGATCACGCCGGCACACGATCCAAACGACTACCAGATCGGCCTGGATCTTAATCTACCGATGATCAACATCATGACACCTGATGGGCGCATCAATGAAAATGGCGGCTCGTTTCAGGGAATGACGATGGCCGAAGCCAGGGCAGCGATTATCCGGGAGATGAAAGCGCTCGGACTTCTGATCAAAGAAGAGCCTCATAACCATCGCGTGGGGGTTTCCTATCGCTCCAAAGCCGTCATCGAACCTTATCTTTCCAAGCAGTGGTTCGTCCGCATGAGCGGCTTCAAAGACGAGCTCAGGGCAGCTGTTGAGACCAAGGAGGTCAGACTAATCCCCGATAATTGGGCTAACACCTACTTCCACTGGATTGATAACTTAAGAGACTGGTGCATCAGCAGGCAGCTATGGTGGGGCCATCGCATCCCGGTGTGGTATCACAAAAACGACCCTGACAAGGTCATATGCCATGATGGCGAGGGCGTTCCTGAAGAAGTCATGAAGGCTCCCGACGAGTGGATCCAGGAAGAAGATGTGCTAGACACCTGGTTCTCCTCCGGTCTTTGGCCCTTTTCCATCCTGGGCTGGCCTGAAAAAACTCAGGATCTAAAAAAATTCTATCCCAATTCGGTGCTCCTCACAGGTCACGACATCCTCTTTTTCTGGGTTGCGCGTATGATTCTCATGGGCAAGTACGCAATGGATAAATTTCCCTTCCCGGAGGTTGTCCTGCATGGCCTGATCTATGGAAAATCCTATTGGAGAAACAATCCTGAAGGTGGAATCACCTACTGTAACGACCTCGAGCGCGTCGACTTTGACATGGGCAAACCCCTACCTAAAGAGGTGCAGAGCAAATGGGAGAAGATGTCCAAGACCAAAGGAAATGTGATCGATCCTCTCGAGATCATCGAACTCTATGGCACAGACGCGATGCGTATGGCTTTAGCATCCAGCGCCACACAGTCGCGAGAGATCGACTTGGATCGCAGGCGCTTTGAGGAGTTCAAAAATTTTGCCAATAAAGTGTGGAATGGCGCGCGGTTTGTTTTCATGAATCTTGGAGGGGAGAACCCTCTTACGAAGGAGGAGTTCCAAAAGGGGCTTGACGAGTCGCTCCTTTCTCTGGAAGATCGTTGGATACTATCCACGCTAAGCCGCACTGTCGCCGAGGTCAACAACAAGCTTGAGAACTACCTCTTCGACCAAGCGGCCCTGCAAGCTTATGACTTCTTCTGGCAAGAATTCTGCTCCTATTTCGTAGAGATCGCCAAACCCTTCCTCTTCGGTAAGCAAGGAACGCAGCAGCAGAGAAAGAACAAGCAAAAACTGCTCGCTATCGTCCTTTGCCAGTCGATCAGGCTTCTGCATCCGATGGCCCCTTTCATCACGGAAGAGCTTTTCCAGCTGCTGAAAGGCAAGATCGGCGGCGGCGACGTGACTGAAGGGATCGATCCCTACACCAAAGACGCCCTGCAAGCTCTTCAGGCAAAGGCTGCAGCCGTCGCTCCATACCCGAGCGTTTTGAGGAAAGAGGATCAAAGTAAAGAGATCGATCTTGCCTTCGACTTGGTCGGCAAAGTTGTTTACTCCATCAGGAACTTACGCGGTGAAATGCAGGTTCCGCCGGGCGAAGAGACCGAAGTCCATATCATCGGACACCCCTCAGACAGTGCGATGGAATCGATTCAACAAAACGACACCATCATCAAAGCGTTAGTCAAGGTCAAGAGCGTTAATTTCCACACTGAGGAGCCCAAACTCAACTTCTCCTCTCATCAGACAGTGGAAGGGTTGAAGATCATGATACCGCTTCCCCAGACCCTGATCAAACAGGAGAAGGCACGCCTAGCCAAAGAGGAAAACAGGCTGCAGTATCAACTTGATAAGTTAAGCAAGCAGCTCTCCAGCGAAGAGTTTGTCGCTAAAGCTCCTCAAGAGCTCGTCGCAAAACAGCGGGGAGATATGGAAAAGGCTGATAGGGATCTGGCTGAAGTGCGCCGGAAGATTGTGGAAATAGACAACTGCCTCGCTTAA
- a CDS encoding lipase family protein — protein MTLPSIPSLFVGLNNCRSHARVQIPGQSISKKQVDDHWLFGSRSMRYLNPDLPQNESQKKESCRHTASVINQIMENFQRNLGATRNQSNKTFTPTKLSEDNEPSAGAIRRLYRETIQADQKGINRSLGNFADDTEIVLTKNENGKAILSPLTEQEASDPDCTKNTILTYKALLVQKWGSKRVERALLRKKIDLSKKIHDNSPLKVSEMKAIVLGVNDFYLQDLNDCLAAIKNEITGNGTDPIPTHPRKKLKIALGCNEEADFLEKLSELFGEHTDLGYQQLPLALRSLIKDAVLANGYELELSFFGNRFEGVMDGGMKSFKDKFRANLASIDQQRLQIYQNILFHEHVEESDKQDYFDELLAKGLCKKELEIGMLIPSPWKSGNNALLPSSTSYYYVKDRILTGKGKFIYQLEPIDQENRQLESILLFRSTSSSPSTTDSASTILVDLFPFSPPGYLWRRHGDKKERSAYFASQRPLRLVGHSLGGSHAQLSLMHRIKKNKQWVDDLPDRQIRVVTFDSPKIKFSTARSFKKWSKRPESAPLKQKISIQHWISEGDIVPLAGEAYLGAYLSKGALAKNRTFTLAPEKSDSIYLSKNPHCRLFFHTRKNSDYTIKTSGETTRKNSLHLVEVIRRVFGFIIFPIVYVITWVWKKLFDGAELPSSFLNQGPLFTL, from the coding sequence ATGACTCTACCTTCCATACCCTCCCTATTCGTCGGGCTCAATAACTGCCGAAGTCACGCCAGGGTTCAAATTCCGGGCCAATCCATCTCAAAAAAGCAAGTTGACGACCACTGGCTGTTTGGATCCCGCTCAATGCGCTATCTCAACCCGGATTTACCCCAGAACGAGAGTCAAAAGAAAGAGAGTTGCCGCCATACAGCATCCGTCATCAATCAGATTATGGAGAATTTTCAGCGTAACCTGGGTGCGACAAGAAACCAGAGCAATAAAACCTTCACTCCCACTAAATTATCAGAGGATAACGAGCCATCGGCGGGCGCTATCCGCAGGCTCTACAGGGAAACTATCCAGGCAGACCAGAAAGGCATCAATCGATCATTAGGAAATTTTGCCGACGATACCGAGATTGTTTTAACGAAAAATGAAAACGGAAAGGCTATTCTCTCGCCTCTGACAGAGCAGGAAGCGAGCGACCCTGATTGCACCAAAAACACCATCCTGACCTACAAAGCTCTCCTCGTCCAAAAATGGGGCAGCAAAAGAGTGGAGAGGGCTCTTCTAAGAAAAAAGATCGATCTGAGCAAAAAAATACACGACAACTCACCCTTAAAGGTGAGTGAAATGAAAGCGATTGTTTTAGGGGTTAACGACTTCTACCTGCAAGACTTAAACGATTGTCTGGCCGCTATAAAAAATGAGATTACCGGCAACGGCACCGACCCAATTCCGACTCACCCCAGAAAAAAACTAAAAATTGCACTGGGATGCAACGAAGAAGCTGATTTTTTAGAAAAACTGTCCGAACTTTTCGGTGAGCATACCGATTTAGGCTATCAGCAACTTCCCCTCGCGCTGAGATCCCTGATCAAAGATGCTGTTTTGGCCAACGGATATGAGCTTGAGCTCTCCTTCTTTGGCAACCGCTTTGAAGGCGTGATGGACGGGGGCATGAAGTCGTTTAAAGACAAATTCCGTGCTAATTTAGCATCCATTGACCAACAAAGACTGCAAATCTACCAGAACATTCTCTTCCATGAACACGTTGAGGAATCCGATAAACAAGACTATTTCGACGAACTGCTGGCAAAGGGTCTGTGTAAAAAAGAGCTGGAAATCGGGATGCTGATCCCATCCCCATGGAAAAGCGGCAACAATGCCCTTCTCCCCTCTTCGACGTCTTATTACTATGTCAAAGACCGGATTCTGACAGGGAAGGGAAAATTTATCTACCAACTTGAACCTATCGATCAGGAAAATCGGCAGCTCGAGTCCATACTTCTGTTCAGAAGCACCTCCTCAAGTCCCTCTACAACCGACTCAGCTTCCACGATATTAGTCGACCTATTTCCTTTTTCTCCTCCAGGTTACCTGTGGCGCCGCCATGGGGATAAAAAGGAGAGAAGCGCCTATTTTGCAAGCCAAAGACCCTTGAGGCTTGTAGGCCACAGCTTGGGAGGCAGCCATGCTCAACTCTCCTTGATGCATCGCATCAAAAAAAATAAGCAATGGGTTGACGATCTGCCCGATAGACAAATCAGGGTTGTCACCTTTGATTCTCCCAAGATAAAATTCTCAACCGCTCGATCCTTCAAAAAGTGGTCCAAGAGGCCGGAGTCAGCTCCCTTAAAACAAAAAATTTCAATTCAACACTGGATCAGCGAAGGTGATATCGTCCCTCTTGCCGGAGAGGCGTATCTCGGTGCCTATCTTTCCAAGGGTGCTTTGGCCAAAAACCGCACCTTCACCTTAGCTCCGGAAAAGAGCGATTCTATTTACCTGTCCAAAAACCCCCATTGCCGCCTTTTTTTCCATACCCGGAAAAATAGCGATTACACGATCAAAACTTCGGGGGAAACCACCAGGAAAAACTCGCTTCATCTGGTAGAAGTGATTCGAAGAGTTTTTGGGTTCATCATCTTCCCGATTGTCTATGTGATCACATGGGTCTGGAAAAAACTATTTGATGGAGCTGAATTGCCTTCCAGTTTCTTAAATCAAGGCCCCCTTTTCACTCTTTAG
- the pknD gene encoding serine/threonine-protein kinase PknD codes for MTSSAQDAQQHAPRLEHHLDSQAPPKESDILFRIGHYQVLSTIGKGGMGVVYLAYDPSCGRRIAIKKIRKDLQDIKQIHARFLKEATIASQLTHPSIIPIYSIYSDGKDIYYTMPYIQGETLKEILKKARLKKNVSHKNREGSVSSIPSLIRVLISIAQAIAYAHSHQVLHRDIKPENIIIGHFGEVMILDWGLATIIGKATEDLTEKTVADRAPGITKAGKVAGTINYMAPERAIGKHSSQETDIYSLGVILYQMLTLKLPFRRTSLKEYKEKMQYEIIIDPQEAAPYRDIPRLLSRIALKCLEKNPRKRYQKVDELIHDLENYIEGRAEWTLSASLNTKNRDDWEFQENVFLAEHVAVTTAAEVSDWMNLMISKTSFAGNVRVEAEVRLGSSSHGIGFLLSVPEPSERRHLNDGFCLWLGSVLNRSTKLLRSTVEVIHATDIILKRHLWYKLRIDKIDHNIHFYLNDKLLLSYIGHIPLVGTHIGIVSRDAEYDIKNLFVYTSGQNVMVTCLAVPDAFLAHKQYQSALAEYRRIGYSFPGRQEGREAMFRAGITLLEEAKSTVPEMREITFDLSLREFEKLHDTPGAPLEYLGKALVYQTLDDNDEEIKCFELAFRRYSGHPLLPVLNEQLIYRMHEASRYQRKATYEFILLTLRFVPNILKNNNALKLFHSLEKHWEPLQYTLPLPKKIDTAVWTLNFSSLIAFWLGKDHILEEIAKEAGAKQPASPPQLLFNTCILMLCNGNYTSLKSLLESYPASHDRDLCLKAATLMEKGAFSQVMKLIDLKSARRLTRSLRIGLIALDKLLLMEENDLVIEECDAILRECRWQDAILLDERKIWALLQKKSYREAGEVFKKYPLDYLGKEECPLFSLYGCWLSAVEEEEIAYIHFSGTLEHPFPKSWTLLGHYLGERKTDQDIWLSRAFSYEKKQLYRQLALYYRCTDDTIREQKYLSLYRQAEG; via the coding sequence ATGACATCATCTGCACAAGACGCACAGCAACACGCACCAAGGCTAGAGCACCACCTTGACAGCCAGGCTCCCCCGAAGGAATCTGACATCCTCTTCCGAATCGGTCATTATCAGGTCCTGAGCACTATTGGGAAAGGGGGAATGGGGGTTGTATATCTAGCCTACGATCCAAGCTGCGGAAGACGTATTGCGATCAAAAAAATCCGAAAGGACCTGCAGGATATCAAGCAAATCCATGCCAGGTTTTTGAAAGAAGCAACGATTGCCTCGCAACTGACCCACCCGTCTATTATCCCGATCTATTCGATCTACTCTGATGGGAAAGACATCTACTACACGATGCCCTACATCCAGGGAGAGACGTTAAAGGAAATCCTGAAAAAGGCGCGCCTGAAAAAAAACGTCAGCCACAAAAACCGGGAGGGCTCCGTCTCTTCAATACCTTCCCTGATTCGCGTTCTGATCAGCATAGCGCAAGCGATCGCGTACGCTCACTCTCATCAGGTTCTGCACAGAGATATAAAGCCAGAAAACATCATTATCGGACATTTTGGCGAAGTCATGATTCTGGATTGGGGACTCGCCACCATTATTGGGAAAGCGACTGAAGACCTGACGGAGAAAACCGTGGCCGACAGGGCTCCAGGAATCACCAAAGCAGGTAAAGTTGCAGGAACAATAAACTACATGGCTCCGGAAAGGGCCATAGGAAAGCACTCCTCTCAGGAAACGGACATCTACTCTCTGGGAGTCATCCTCTATCAGATGCTGACCTTGAAGCTGCCCTTCAGACGCACCTCTCTTAAGGAATACAAAGAGAAGATGCAATATGAGATCATCATCGATCCCCAAGAGGCCGCACCTTATAGGGATATCCCGCGCCTACTTTCCCGGATAGCACTTAAATGCCTCGAGAAGAACCCAAGAAAACGCTATCAGAAAGTCGACGAGCTGATCCATGACCTGGAAAACTACATAGAGGGTAGAGCGGAGTGGACCCTCAGCGCATCGCTAAATACCAAGAACAGGGATGACTGGGAGTTTCAAGAGAATGTCTTTCTTGCCGAACATGTCGCCGTCACAACAGCAGCGGAAGTATCTGATTGGATGAATCTGATGATTTCCAAAACCTCCTTTGCCGGCAACGTGCGCGTTGAAGCTGAGGTGCGACTTGGATCATCAAGCCACGGAATCGGATTCTTGCTTTCTGTGCCGGAGCCCTCTGAGCGCCGCCACTTGAACGATGGCTTCTGCCTATGGCTGGGATCTGTTCTCAACAGGTCGACAAAGCTTTTGCGTTCCACGGTTGAAGTCATCCATGCGACAGACATCATCCTCAAGCGTCACCTCTGGTACAAGCTGAGGATCGACAAAATCGATCATAACATCCATTTCTACTTAAACGACAAGCTCCTTTTAAGCTATATCGGTCATATTCCGCTCGTGGGTACGCATATCGGAATCGTCTCAAGAGATGCCGAATACGACATTAAAAACCTCTTCGTTTATACTTCTGGCCAAAACGTCATGGTTACATGCCTTGCCGTCCCCGATGCGTTTTTAGCCCACAAACAATACCAAAGTGCTCTCGCTGAGTATCGCCGCATCGGTTACTCCTTTCCGGGAAGACAAGAGGGAAGGGAGGCCATGTTCCGCGCTGGAATCACCCTGCTTGAGGAAGCTAAAAGCACCGTGCCGGAGATGCGGGAGATAACATTTGACTTAAGCCTTCGTGAATTCGAGAAACTGCACGACACTCCTGGAGCACCCCTGGAGTACCTTGGAAAAGCTTTAGTATATCAAACCCTTGACGACAACGATGAAGAGATCAAATGCTTTGAACTCGCCTTTAGAAGGTATTCCGGCCACCCTCTGCTTCCTGTCTTAAATGAGCAGCTGATCTACCGTATGCACGAAGCTTCCCGCTACCAGAGGAAAGCCACATACGAATTCATCTTACTGACCTTGAGATTCGTTCCCAATATCCTGAAGAACAACAATGCCCTCAAGCTTTTCCACAGCCTTGAAAAACATTGGGAGCCCCTCCAATACACTCTCCCGCTCCCCAAAAAAATCGATACGGCCGTCTGGACGCTCAACTTCTCCTCGCTGATCGCTTTTTGGCTTGGCAAAGATCATATCCTCGAAGAAATAGCTAAAGAAGCCGGAGCTAAACAACCGGCTTCCCCGCCGCAGCTCTTGTTCAACACCTGCATATTGATGCTGTGCAACGGTAACTACACGTCCTTAAAATCCCTGCTGGAATCGTATCCTGCTTCACATGACAGGGATCTCTGTCTTAAGGCGGCAACCCTGATGGAGAAGGGTGCATTCTCTCAGGTAATGAAATTGATCGACCTAAAAAGTGCCAGAAGATTGACGCGCTCTTTGAGAATCGGACTGATAGCGCTCGACAAATTGCTTCTTATGGAAGAGAACGACCTTGTCATCGAAGAGTGCGATGCCATTCTGCGCGAGTGTCGATGGCAAGATGCCATCTTGCTTGATGAAAGAAAGATCTGGGCCCTTTTACAGAAAAAAAGCTACCGCGAAGCGGGGGAAGTCTTCAAAAAATACCCCCTGGATTACCTGGGAAAAGAGGAGTGTCCCCTCTTTAGCTTGTATGGCTGCTGGCTTAGCGCTGTGGAAGAAGAGGAAATAGCTTATATCCATTTTTCAGGGACATTGGAACACCCCTTCCCCAAATCATGGACACTTCTCGGGCATTACTTGGGAGAGAGAAAAACGGATCAGGATATTTGGCTATCACGCGCCTTCTCGTATGAGAAAAAACAGCTGTATCGCCAACTTGCCCTCTACTATCGTTGCACCGATGATACGATCCGGGAACAAAAGTACCTCTCTCTCTACAGGCAAGCGGAGGGGTAG